The Virgibacillus dokdonensis genome includes a window with the following:
- a CDS encoding purine-nucleoside phosphorylase, which translates to MKPEAIKQASTYIQQKIKHQPKIGLILGSGLGVLADEIEDAVVIPYNEIPHFPVSTVSGHKGQLVSGILKGKPVIAMQGRFHYYEGYPMQQVTFPVRVFKDLGMETLLVTNAAGGVNEQFHPGDLMLITDHINNMGANPLIGKNDNQLGVRFPDLSEVYSKKLIAHAESCAKDIGLPIQKGVYVGNTGPSYETPAEVRMLRTLGGDAVGMSTVPEVIVAAHAGMEVLGISCISNMAAGILDQPLTHDEVIETTERVKESFLQFVKQVIEKIPERLG; encoded by the coding sequence ATGAAGCCAGAAGCAATAAAGCAAGCAAGCACATATATACAACAAAAAATAAAACATCAACCTAAAATAGGTTTAATTCTAGGATCAGGGTTAGGCGTGTTAGCGGATGAAATTGAAGATGCAGTAGTTATTCCATATAACGAGATACCACATTTTCCAGTATCAACGGTATCAGGTCATAAAGGGCAATTAGTCTCAGGAATATTAAAAGGAAAACCAGTTATTGCGATGCAAGGACGTTTTCATTATTATGAAGGATACCCAATGCAACAGGTTACCTTTCCTGTTCGTGTTTTCAAAGATCTTGGAATGGAGACTCTTCTTGTTACCAATGCGGCTGGTGGCGTAAATGAACAATTTCACCCTGGAGATCTTATGCTTATTACAGATCATATCAATAACATGGGGGCCAATCCGTTAATTGGCAAGAATGATAATCAATTAGGAGTAAGATTTCCCGATCTGTCGGAAGTGTATAGTAAAAAATTAATTGCACATGCTGAATCTTGCGCTAAAGACATTGGTTTACCAATTCAAAAAGGGGTGTATGTTGGCAATACAGGCCCTTCATATGAAACACCTGCTGAAGTTCGTATGCTTCGAACGTTAGGCGGCGATGCTGTTGGAATGTCGACGGTTCCTGAAGTTATTGTTGCAGCACATGCTGGTATGGAAGTCCTTGGTATTTCTTGCATTTCAAATATGGCAGCAGGTATTCTTGATCAGCCATTAACCCATGATGAAGTAATTGAAACTACAGAACGAGTGAAAGAATCATTTCTGCAATTTGTTAAGCAAGTAATTGAAAAAATTCCGGAAAGGTTAGGTTGA
- a CDS encoding pyrimidine-nucleoside phosphorylase — protein MRMYDIIEKKRDNQALTKDEIQFFIQGYTNEEIPDYQVSALLMAIYFQDMNDQERAELTQAMVESGDQIELSAIEGIKVDKHSTGGVGDTTTLILAPLVASVGVPVAKMSGRGLGHTGGTIDKLESVPGFHVEISNDEFIELVNKNKVAVVGQSGNLTPADKKIYGLRDVTATVNSIPLIASSIMSKKIASGADAIVLDVKTGAGAFMKDLDDAKELATAMVTIGNKVGRNTMAVISDMSQPLGRAIGNALEVKEAIETLQGKGPEDLTELCLTLGSQMVVLAEEADTIDEARKKLEANLHNGKALQQFKVFLESQGGDASVVDHSETLPQASYKIELPAKSSGKISEIVADDIGTAAMMLGAGRATKDAVIDLAVGLVLNKKIGDSVLEGESLLTIYANTEDVNDVKEKLYNSITISTNEIKAPTLIHGMITES, from the coding sequence ATGCGCATGTATGACATTATTGAAAAAAAACGAGACAATCAAGCTTTAACAAAAGACGAAATTCAATTTTTTATTCAAGGTTATACGAATGAAGAAATTCCTGATTATCAAGTTAGTGCTCTATTAATGGCAATTTATTTTCAAGATATGAATGATCAAGAACGTGCTGAGTTGACCCAAGCTATGGTCGAATCAGGGGATCAGATTGAATTATCTGCTATTGAAGGAATAAAAGTAGATAAGCATTCTACTGGAGGCGTTGGTGATACAACAACGTTAATCCTTGCGCCACTCGTTGCTTCTGTAGGTGTACCGGTAGCTAAAATGAGTGGAAGAGGTCTAGGCCATACAGGTGGTACAATTGATAAATTAGAGTCTGTGCCGGGCTTTCATGTTGAAATATCCAATGATGAATTTATAGAATTAGTTAATAAAAACAAAGTAGCAGTCGTAGGTCAGTCAGGCAATCTTACTCCAGCTGATAAGAAAATTTATGGTTTGAGAGATGTTACGGCAACAGTAAATTCAATACCGCTGATTGCTAGTTCTATTATGAGTAAAAAGATTGCTTCAGGTGCAGATGCTATCGTTCTTGATGTGAAAACGGGCGCTGGGGCTTTTATGAAAGATTTGGATGATGCTAAGGAACTTGCAACGGCTATGGTTACAATAGGAAATAAAGTAGGAAGAAATACGATGGCGGTTATTTCTGATATGAGCCAACCACTGGGTCGAGCAATTGGAAACGCCTTAGAAGTGAAAGAGGCTATTGAAACATTGCAAGGGAAAGGGCCGGAAGATTTAACGGAGCTTTGCTTAACATTAGGAAGCCAAATGGTCGTCTTAGCAGAGGAGGCTGACACAATTGATGAGGCGCGCAAGAAATTAGAAGCAAACCTGCATAATGGCAAGGCATTACAGCAATTTAAGGTTTTTCTTGAATCTCAAGGTGGAGATGCTTCTGTAGTCGATCATTCTGAAACTTTACCCCAAGCATCTTATAAAATAGAACTGCCAGCTAAAAGTTCAGGAAAAATATCTGAAATTGTAGCTGATGACATTGGAACGGCAGCGATGATGCTAGGCGCTGGCAGGGCAACGAAAGATGCAGTTATTGATTTAGCAGTTGGTCTTGTTTTAAATAAGAAGATTGGAGACAGTGTGCTAGAAGGAGAATCTTTACTTACAATCTATGCAAATACAGAAGACGTTAACGATGTTAAAGAGA
- the deoB gene encoding phosphopentomutase, with translation MQKFKRIFLVVMDSVGIGEAPDAEMFNDKGADTLGHIAAHRNGLHMPYMGSLGLSNIREIQGIEKADSPKAHYTKMKEASNGKDTMTGHWEIMGLHIEQPFRTFPEGFPAELIQELEQQTGHKVIGNKPASGTKIIEELGEEHMETGALIVYTSADSVLQIAAHEEIIPIDEQYRICEIARKLTLDEKYMVGRVIARPFIGKPDAFERTSNRHDYALKPFGRTVMNELKDNQYDVIALGKISDIYDGEGVTLAVRTKDNDDGMTKLVESMEEDFNGISFLNLVDFDAKYGHRRDPDGYAEALEAYDVRLPEVLEKLQDKDLLIITADHGNDPTHHGTDHTREFVPLLVYHNGIQEGKELPIRETFADIGATIAENFEVSMPKHGTSFLNSI, from the coding sequence TTGCAAAAATTTAAACGTATTTTTCTTGTAGTAATGGATTCTGTAGGTATTGGAGAGGCGCCAGACGCTGAAATGTTTAATGATAAGGGGGCTGACACCTTAGGACATATTGCAGCACATCGGAATGGACTTCATATGCCGTATATGGGGAGTTTAGGCTTAAGTAATATTAGAGAAATTCAAGGAATTGAGAAAGCGGATTCTCCAAAAGCGCATTATACAAAAATGAAAGAAGCTTCGAATGGAAAAGATACGATGACAGGTCATTGGGAAATAATGGGGCTTCATATTGAACAGCCGTTTCGCACTTTTCCAGAGGGATTTCCAGCTGAACTTATTCAAGAACTGGAGCAACAAACCGGTCATAAAGTAATTGGAAATAAACCAGCGTCTGGTACGAAAATTATTGAAGAACTTGGCGAAGAACATATGGAAACAGGTGCGTTAATTGTATATACTTCGGCAGATTCTGTTTTGCAGATCGCTGCACATGAAGAAATCATTCCAATTGATGAACAGTATCGTATTTGTGAGATAGCACGAAAGCTAACATTAGATGAAAAGTATATGGTTGGTCGTGTGATAGCTCGGCCGTTTATTGGTAAACCAGATGCCTTTGAACGAACTTCAAATCGCCATGACTATGCTTTAAAGCCTTTTGGAAGAACCGTTATGAATGAACTAAAGGATAATCAATACGATGTTATTGCTTTAGGAAAAATCTCTGATATTTATGATGGGGAAGGGGTTACGTTAGCAGTACGTACAAAAGATAATGATGACGGAATGACAAAATTAGTCGAGTCTATGGAAGAAGACTTTAATGGAATCAGCTTTTTAAATTTAGTTGACTTCGATGCAAAGTACGGACATCGTCGTGATCCTGATGGTTATGCCGAAGCTTTGGAAGCTTATGACGTTCGACTTCCAGAAGTACTAGAGAAACTACAGGATAAAGATTTATTAATTATAACCGCTGATCACGGTAATGATCCAACTCACCATGGTACAGACCACACTAGAGAGTTTGTTCCACTACTTGTTTATCATAATGGTATACAAGAAGGAAAAGAGTTACCAATTCGTGAAACTTTTGCTGATATTGGTGCAACCATTGCTGAAAATTTTGAAGTTTCAATGCCAAAACATGGGACAAGCTTCTTAAATAGCATTTAA